The DNA sequence ATCTCCTGCTGTTTCGCGACAAGTACCTGATGTGCGAAGCAGCAAGGCGGGCAGGCCTGGCGACGCCCCCTTGTGAGCCCGTGGAGGGTCCCGGGGGCGTGCGACTGTTCGGCGACGCACACGGATGGCCCGTCGTGGTCAAGCCGCGCGTATCGAGCAGCAGCGAAGGCGTCGTGATCGTCGGTAGCCCGCAGCAGGCTGGGGACATAGATTTCTTCGATGGCCGCCCTCGACTCGTCCAGGCATTCGACAACCGGCCCATATTCCATGTCGATGGAGTCTTCACCGGCAGCAAACTCGGCCCGTGGAAGGCATCCCGCTACCTCAACAACTGCCTTGACTTCCGCGGCGGCCTCATGCTCGGTTCGGTGGAGCAGGACGACCCGGAGACCGTGACCACCATCGGCAAGTTCGCCGCGCGGTTACTGGAGACGCTGGCGGCCGGACCCTCGGTCTTCCACCTTGAGGTCTTCTTCGCTGATGGGGAATGCGCGCTGCTGGAGACAGCCGCCCGGGTCGGCGGCGCCGAGATCCCGTTCCTCTGGCGAGAAGTCCACGGCTTCGACCTGATGAGGGCGGCATGCGACATCCAGCTGGGCCGGGATCCCCGCACCGACGGCGGCGTGGGCTCCGACGAAGTCGCCGGCTGGCTGCTCGCCCCGGCCCCGATCGAGCGACCCTGCCTGATCACCGAGGTCACGTCCATGACCGGCAGCGGGGCTGCACCCTACGCCGAGGTCATTCCCAGCGTCGGGGATGTGCTGCCGACCGCGGACTCGTACTACGAACACGTTGGCGGTCGATTCCGCTTTCGAGGCACCACGGCCAAGGAAGTGGAGGCATCTGTGACCGAGACCGCCCGCGCCTTCCGTGTCCGTGGCAGGCCCATGTGACAGACACAGGAGGCCGGGGCATGCAAGCAGTGATGTTCGACTGTGACAGCGTCCTGGTCGACGTCAGGGCGGTTGCAGGTTCCGGGGTCGTGCGGCTGGTGAGGTTGTGACCGGTTGGGGCGCATAGCAGAGCAGGCACGGGCTTCTTCTCCCGTCCCTGCCGTGCCGGTGAAACTGGGGCCGCTGGACACCGGGCGGATCGCCGGCCTGTGCCCCTGCTTCGACTCGATGCCCGACCCGCGCGCACGGTGGGGCCGGCGGCACGCCGTGCCTTCGCTGTGTCGTTCCCGCGCCTGACCGTTCCGTACGCGCAGTTCACTACCAGGCTCAACCACACGCTGGAGCGCATCGAGCCGGCACCGGCCGGACGGGCTGGCGCCCGACTGGCGGCCCAACCATGCCTCGGTGCTGGGCGGATGACCCTGCTGCGCCGGTCCGGTGCCCCTGGTTCAGTGAACCTCTCTCATCCTGAATAGCCGCAGGTGAGAAGGGTATGGCTGATGCGGTTGGTCGAGCAACGCGCTCGGCGGAGGATGCGCCAGGTTTTCAGCCGGGCGAATGCGCGTTCGCCCGGGGCTCGCAGGCGGGCGTGGATCAGCCACGAGACATGCTCAGCCAGCTCGTACGGCACATCAAGCATGGAAGAATACGGAACCATGCGAGGCTCCTCGGACGGTAGCGCGGTGCGTGAGAACACCAGCGCGACGACCAGGAGCCTCGTGCCGCCCCCTCCGGCCAGCCTCTTTCACCCTCCCGCGACAGGATGAAAGACGTTCAGCGACCCTCCGCGACCGCTCCCCAAGATCTGTGCAAAAGCCTAAACGGAACCGCCGTAGCCAACTTACCGGTGAGTCTTGAGCGCTGCTCTTACCAGGGACGCCACGGACCACAGGCGATCCAAAGCGACGGGTCAGTGACACTACAGCAAGTACTGCGAGGGTCTAGCTGTGAAAAATATTGTCATCGTTGACGCATACGCACCCACACGGCGGTTGGCACCACATTTTCGCGACGCGGGTTTTTCCTGCGTCAGAGTGCAGAGCAGTGCGAACGTCCCAGCGGTCTACAGGTCGCCGTTCGTTCTCGATGACTTCGCTGAGAACATCGTGCACTCCGGTTCGCTGCACGAGACGCTGAGCAAGCTGGCCGCTTTTCGACCCGTTGCGGTGATCGCCGGCGGTGAGACAGGGGTGGAACTGGCTGACGCCTTGAGCGAGGGTCTCGGCCTTCTGAGCAACGGAACCCGGCTGAGCGCAGCTCGGCGGGACAAGTACACCATGATCGAAACGGTGAGGGCCGCCGGACTCCGCGCCGCCACACAGCTACTCATCAGGTCGAAGGGGCAGCTGCAACGTTGGCATGAACAGATCGGCGGAAGGATCGTTGTCAAGCCCGTTCGCAGCGCCGCCAACGACGGTGTCCACTTCTGTGACTCCCCGGAAGAGGCGGTAGCCGCCTACGAGGAACTCCTTGGCAAGGAAAACGTATTCTCGGAGAGCAACGAAGCGGTCGTAGCGCAAGAGTATCTGGTCGGCACTGAATACTTTCTCAACACAGTCAGCTGTGCCGGACAGATGCATGTCTGCGACATATGGCGGACTGTCCGCGCTGATGTGAACGGGATACCGGATCTACTTTCAGGTTTCTATATCATCCCCTTTGAGGGTGCTATCCAGCAAGAGCTCGTATCCTACGCGGCGGCGGTGCTCGACGCACTCGAGATCCAGTACGGTCCCGCGCACATCGAGATCAAGATGACTCCTGCCGGTCCCTGTCTCGTCGAAGTTGGCGCCCGGATCGGCGGCGCGGACAGTCCCTACTACGCGGAGTTGGCCACCGGGGAGTCACAGCTGAACTGGAATGTCGACGCGTACATCAACCCAGAACGGTTCGACGACCGGTGCTCCGATCCCTACCGGATCCGGCAGCACTTCGCATCGGTCGTCATGCTGTCACCCCGCAAAGGCACACTGCGCTCCTATCCCTTCATGAGCAACGTCAAACAGCTGGAAAGCCTCCATGACATTCGTGTTTCGGTTCAGCCGGGCGATCCGATCACGTACAGCGTTGATGACACCACCTCGCCTATGAGCGTGAACCTCAGACATCCGGCCGAAGGGGTCGTCATGCGAGACATGGCAACTCTTCGTTATTTAGACGGGCCGGCGTTCTACGACGTCGTGTGAGGGCGTTGTGGCAATGGGGGTCCCTGTTCGATGAGCAGGGGCCCCTTCGTGTGCGGAACGTGATCGCGGAAGGGTAAGGGGCGGGCAACGGACGGTCAGCCTTCCTTCTCGTGGACCGGTTCGCGCGGGAGGTGCAAGGGGAGCACGGTGCCGCGGACACAGCGAGCTCCAGCCGCCGCAGCGTATTGCCGTGGTGCAGTGCGGCAATCGCGGTGGCGGCTGCGTCCAGGCGGCGCTTGAGAGTGGTGCACGCGCGGGTCTCCTCGGTGAGCTTGCGCCGCAGCTCGCGGATCTCCTCATTCCGGCGGGCTCTCCGGGGGTTGCGCTGCCGTGCCAGGGCCTGGACAAGTTTCCGCAACCTTGCCATCGGCATGCTGAAAACCCTCGGAGCCGACAACATCGCCAAGACCACAGGGTCGCCATGGCCTGTGGTGCGGCCCCGGCATGGACGGTGGAGGCGTCGTCGGCGAAAGGTGACATCCCTGATGTGGTGCGAGGAGTTCTCCCCCCTGCCCGTGAATCGCGGCGGCCAGGTCGGCGTGCCCGGCTTGGTGGGCGTCGAGGCTGGTGACGGCGCAGACACTCTCACGGGCCTCGCGCTTACCGGTCTGCTTGCGGCGGCGGTGGACGCGGATGGCCAGGCGGACGTGGGGAAAGGCGATTCCGCCGAGTTCGTCGGCGATCCCGCAGATCTTGGTCAAGCGGGACTCGCGGCGTCCATGGCCGGTCCCGGAGGCCTTAGGCTGGACTGCGATGGACTGCTGCGGCAGGACGGCGAGTTGGCGTAGGTGGTGGGCTGGTTGGTCTTGATCACTGCGATGTAGTGGGCGTCCTTGGTTTCGACCAGCCAGGAGATGTTCGACTTGGCCGAGTGCAGGGCGTCGAAGGTGATGACGGAGCCGGTCAGATCCGGCGGTGCCAGCAGCGGCCGAAAGGGTGCGGTTTCGTGCATCTTCACGCCGACCTCCACCTGGGCGAGGGTCACTACGGTGCCTGAGTGACCGCGGAGAGCAGGTGCCGACGCGGGCTGATCCCTTGAGTACCTTGCCGTCGACAGCGATCGAGCGCGGCCGCCCGACGCGGACGGCGCCTGGGTGGGTTCGGTGGCGGCGCACCCCGATGACTGAACGTCTTTCATCCTGTCGCGGGAGGGTGAAAGAGGCTGGCCGGAGGGGGTAACGGCACGAGGCTCCTGGTCGTCGCGCTGGTGTTCTCACGCACCGCGCTACCGTCCGAGGAGCCTCGCATGGTTCCGTATTCTTCCATGCTTGATGTGCCGTACGAGCTGGCTGAGCATGTCTCGTGGCTGATCCATGCCCGTCGGCGGGAACTCGGCACCCGGTGGCGACGGCTGTGCTGCTTCAAGCAGGCCCTCCTCGCTCTGGCCCATCTACGGAAGAACGAGACGATCGCGCAGGTCGGGGCCGGTTCCGGGGTATCGGAAAGCACGGCCTGGCGGTACGTCGACGAGACGCTTGAGGTCCTGGCCGCGTGGGCCCCGGGCCTGCGCGCAGCCCTGACCGGGCTGGGTGAGGGAGACTTCGTCGTCGTTGACGGCACCCTGATCCCCACGGACCGGATCGCCGCCGACGGGCCGTACTACTCGCAGAAGCATAAGCGGCACGGAATGAACGTTCAGGCCGTCGCGACACCGGACGGCACACCGCTGTGGTTCTCCCGCGCCCTGCCCAGCCCTACCCATGATTCGGCCGCGGCCCGGGCCCACGGCATCGTCGAGGCCTGCCTGACCAGGGAAATCCTCGTCCTGGCCGACCGGGCCTACCAGGGCGCCGACGCCACTGTCCACACCCCGTACTACCACCACCCCAAACAGCCGGCCCAGTACCAGCAGTTCAACCGCGACCACGCCCGCCTGCGAGCCCCGGGCGAACGCGCATTCGCCCGGCTGAAAACCTGGCGCATCCTCCGCCGAGCGCGTTGCTCGACCAACCGCATCAGCCATACCCTTCTCACCTGCGGCTATTCAGGATGAGAGAGGTTCACTGAACCAGGGGCACC is a window from the Streptomyces mobaraensis genome containing:
- a CDS encoding ATP-grasp domain-containing protein, with product MAQPHIVIIHRWRDNYAEYAKYLDHNSYAVTYISTKVGLSSIPDDATAVSVVERTDDLREVRSTIQSHIASCGPPVGVVALKEDDLLTAARLREELGCPGPRHADLLLFRDKYLMCEAARRAGLATPPCEPVEGPGGVRLFGDAHGWPVVVKPRVSSSSEGVVIVGSPQQAGDIDFFDGRPRLVQAFDNRPIFHVDGVFTGSKLGPWKASRYLNNCLDFRGGLMLGSVEQDDPETVTTIGKFAARLLETLAAGPSVFHLEVFFADGECALLETAARVGGAEIPFLWREVHGFDLMRAACDIQLGRDPRTDGGVGSDEVAGWLLAPAPIERPCLITEVTSMTGSGAAPYAEVIPSVGDVLPTADSYYEHVGGRFRFRGTTAKEVEASVTETARAFRVRGRPM
- a CDS encoding ATP-grasp domain-containing protein — protein: MKNIVIVDAYAPTRRLAPHFRDAGFSCVRVQSSANVPAVYRSPFVLDDFAENIVHSGSLHETLSKLAAFRPVAVIAGGETGVELADALSEGLGLLSNGTRLSAARRDKYTMIETVRAAGLRAATQLLIRSKGQLQRWHEQIGGRIVVKPVRSAANDGVHFCDSPEEAVAAYEELLGKENVFSESNEAVVAQEYLVGTEYFLNTVSCAGQMHVCDIWRTVRADVNGIPDLLSGFYIIPFEGAIQQELVSYAAAVLDALEIQYGPAHIEIKMTPAGPCLVEVGARIGGADSPYYAELATGESQLNWNVDAYINPERFDDRCSDPYRIRQHFASVVMLSPRKGTLRSYPFMSNVKQLESLHDIRVSVQPGDPITYSVDDTTSPMSVNLRHPAEGVVMRDMATLRYLDGPAFYDVV
- a CDS encoding transposase family protein, which translates into the protein MVPYSSMLDVPYELAEHVSWLIHARRRELGTRWRRLCCFKQALLALAHLRKNETIAQVGAGSGVSESTAWRYVDETLEVLAAWAPGLRAALTGLGEGDFVVVDGTLIPTDRIAADGPYYSQKHKRHGMNVQAVATPDGTPLWFSRALPSPTHDSAAARAHGIVEACLTREILVLADRAYQGADATVHTPYYHHPKQPAQYQQFNRDHARLRAPGERAFARLKTWRILRRARCSTNRISHTLLTCGYSG